The Armatimonadota bacterium DNA segment AGCGTCACGACCACGATCACCAGCGACGAGGTCTGGGGCAGAATATGCCGCACTATTATCCGGAAGTCGTCGAGCCCCGCCGCCTTGGCCGCCAGGACGTACTCGCGCTCCTTGAGCGATAGAACCACACCTCGGATGAGCCGCGAGAACCCGGCCCAGCCGATGAAGGACAGGATCAACGTGATCAGGTAGAACCGCGTGGTACACCCCACCGCCGACGGCAGCACGGCGCTGAGCGTCAGCAACAGGTAGAACTCGGGGAAGGCAATGATGATCTCCGACAGGCGCATCATGACATTGTCCGCCCTGCCGCCGTAGTAGCCAGCCAGGCCGCCATAGATCATGCCGATTGGAATGGTGATGGCCGCTGCCATGATGCCGATTGTAAGCGAAATGCGCGAGCCGTAGAGGATGCGGCTGAACTGGTCCCTGCCCGACTGGTCCGTTCCCATCAGGAAGATGCGGCCGGGCTCGTCCACCCCAAAGAAGTGCAGCGTAGAGGGGACAACGCCAAACAACCGGTAGGGCTCTCCGCGCACGAAGGTCCGCACATAGTACCTGCGCGTCTGGTCCACGTCGAACCTGCGCAGCCCTGGGTCGGCCAGCGTCGTCCCGTGGACGAACGGCCTCAGGCTGAATCCCTGTTCATCGCGAAATGTGGGAATGATCGGCGGGTGGAAGAAGCGCTCCCGGTCTGAGAAGTCCAACGTGTACGGCGCCAGGAACTCGGCGAAGACGGCCAGGGTGTAGAGCACGATCAGCACCCCGCCGCCGAACAGTGCCATTCGGTGCTTGCGGAGCTGCCGCCAGGCGAGACGCACCTGCGTGCGCACCTGTCCGTCCGCCGCCGGCTCCGGCAGCGTCGGACGCGTCTGCCGGAACGCGCTCCTTGCGCCCTGAGTCATGCTGTACCCGTACCTCCTAGTCGTACCGTATGCGGGGGTCGCTCACCACGAGCAGCACGTCCGCTATGAGGTTTCCCGCGACCAGCGTCACCGAACCGATCACCAGCGACGCCATCACCACGTAAAGGTCCTTCTGAATCGTCGCCTCCACGATCAGCTTGCCGATTCCGGGCCATCCCATCACGTTCTCCAGGATCGCCGAGCCGCCCAGGAGCCCGCCCAGACTGAACCCGAAGATCGTGATCAGGGGATTGATGGCGTTGCGCACCGCGTGCCTGTTTATGACCGCCCTCTCGGCCAGGCCCTTGCTCCGGGCGGTTCGGACGTAGTCCTGGCGCAGCACCTCCAGCAGGTTCGCCCGCATCTGGCGCATCAGGCCGGCCACGCTCAGCACGCCCAGGACCAGCACCGGCAGCACCATGTGGTGGGCCACATCCAGGATCTTCCCCCACCAGGGCAGGAAGTCGTGGTCAATGCTGGTCATGCCGCCGATTGGGAACCAGCCCGTTCTGAACGCCAGGTAGAGCAGGAACAGCCCAGAGAAGAAGGTCGGGGTCGAGATGCCCAGGTACGCGGAGAACGAGAGCACGTTGTCGGATGCCGAGTACTGCCGCCGGGCAGCGTGTATCCCCAGCGGTATGGCGATTGCCCAGGCAACCGCGAACGACACCGCGTTCAGCAGCACCGAGTTCATCAACCGCGACCCAATGAGCCAGATCACCGGCACCTGGAACGCGAACGAGTAGCCGAAATCCAGTCGGAGCGCGTTCCATAGCCATCTGAGGTACTGGATGTGCAGCGGCTGGTCCAACCCGAAGCTCGTGCGCATCCGGTCCACGGTCTCGGTGCTGACCACCGGGTTCATGCGGGCCTCGGCCAGAAAGTCCCCCGGTGAAAGCTGGATGATGGCGAAAGAGATCAGCGTGATCCCCAGAAGCATTGGGATCAGGTGGAGCAGACGGCGCGCGATGTGCCTGAGCATCGGCATCGGGCAGGAGGGGCCGAAGCCCCTCCTGCCCTGTAGGGCCTACCTGTACGGGGTCCGGTAGTACAGCTCCTCGATGTCCGCGGTGCTGCCGCCCAGGCCGAGCCGGATGTTGCCCAGCGTGTTGCGCACGGCCGGCTGGGTGAGCGTTGTGGCGAAGTAGATCATCGGAACCTGCTCGGCCACGATCTCCTGCCAGCGGTTGTAGAGCTGCTTGCGCTTGTTCTGGTCCACCATCTGGGCGGCCTGGTCGAAGATGCGGTCAATCTCGGTCTCCCAGTCCGTCGCCGGGGACTCCTGGCGCGGGTGCCACATGTGGAGCGAGCCGGTCGAGCGCCACACGTTCTGGCCTGTGTGCGGCTCCAGCCCGCCGGTCAGCCCGATGATGATCGCCTCCCAGTTGAAGGTGCCGGTCAGCTTGCCCACCAGTGTGTTGAACGCCTCGGGAGCGAACGTGACACGCATCCCCAGTTTGGTCAGGTCCTGGCGCACCAGGTTGCCGATCGCTTCGCGGTCGGTGTTCCCGGCGTTGGTGGCCATGGTGAACTCGACGATGTTGCCGGCCGGGTCGCGGAGCAACCCGTCGGAGCCCTTTGAGAACCCTGCCTCACGGAGCAGCGCCTCGGCGCGCGCCACATCGTAGGCGTAGCGGCGCGTGTTCGGGTTGAAGAAGAACTTGTTGGCAGGGCTGACCGGGCTGAACTGTGCGGTCGCCCGTCCCGCGTACACCTGGCGGGCAATGGCGTCACGATCAACCGCGTGGCTGACCGCCTGCCGGAACTTCGCGTTCTGGAACCAGGCCAGCTTGGGGCCGGAGATCCCCTTGGGGTTCTGGTTGAAGACCAGGAACTCGGTGGAGAAGGTGGGCGGTCCGTCGAAGATCGTGAAGTTGCCGGCGGTCTCCTTCTGCTTGAACTCCGCGAACTCGCGCGGCCGCGCGGCATAGAAGTCGGTCTCCTTGGCCTCGAACTTGAGCCGGGCGGCGTCGAGATTCGGTACGACGACGATGACCAGGCGGGCCAAGTAGGGCAGCCGCTGGCCCTTCTTGTCCACCCTGTAGTACTTGGTGTTGCGCAGGAACACGATCCGCTGCCCCGGGACGTACTGCTGCATCACATAGGGTCCCTGGCCGATGATCTCGCGCGGCGGCGTGGCCACGCTCCAGGTGCGGTTGAACTCGGAGGCGCCCTGCTTGAGCGCGCCTTCCAGTTTGTGCTTGGGCAGGACGCTGAAGCCGATCGTTCGTAGGAACGGTCCAAACGGTTGCTCGGTCTTGAACTCAACCGTGAACTGGTCCACCTTCTTGTACTGGATCGGCTTGCCGGCGATCGTCAGCACGTCAGGCAGACTGGACTGCACGCCCTTGGTGAAGGCCGCGTCCAGCGTGAAGACCACGTCGTCGGCCGTCACCGGAGCGCCGTCGTGCCAAGTAACGCCCTTGCGCAGCTTGAACCGCCAGGTGCGCCCGTCCTTGCTCACGGTCCAGGACTCGGCCAGCGCACCCTCGATCTCGGTCGAGATCCGGTTGGTCTCAACCAGCCCATCGAAGGAGTAGCCCAGGGGCACCGTGGACGAGGTTTCCTGAGCCACCACCGCGTTGAACGTCCGCGGGTCGGAGATCGAGGTGGTAACGTAGGTGCCGCCGAACCGCCCGACCTCGCCCTCGGCGACGACGGGGTTCAGGATATCCGGCAGCGTCAGTTTGGGGGGCTGGGCGACCACCGGCGTGGAAACTACAAGCGCGCCGGCGATCGCCATCACCGCCAGTCTGAGAACCATCCCTCTCATGTCACACCTCCTTATCCCGGGCCCCGGGAGAGGGCCGGGCTGGGCCTCCAAACGCCTTGCCTTCCTCACCTCAAGTATAACAGCGCAGTCAGCGGTAACTGTATAACTACGCCGGGCCTGGGGCAACTCCTGCAGCGGGTCACTCGGCGCGCTCTAGAGGGGCGTAGCTCAGCGCCAGGCGCTTAACCGCGCCGGAAAACCGGACGGTCACTATTGCCGCTTCGCCCTCCCCTTCCGTGTCCAGCACCTCGCCGTCGCCGAACTTCGAGTGCCGGACGCGCATCCCCACCTCGAAGTGCGTCAGCGAACGGCGCGCGTCCAGTCGGCTCCTGCCGCTCCCTGGAGCCGCGGCCTGCCCAGGGCCGGGACGTGCCGGCCACTCCACGGTCGGACGGACCGCGCCCGCGGTCAACTCGGGCGGGACCTCCTCCAAGAAGCGCGAAGGCAGCGCCATGTTGGGCGCGCCGAAGGTCGCGCGCGTGCGTGCATGGGTTAGATACAGCCGGTGCTTGGCTCGCGTGAACCCCACATAACAGAGGCGTCGCTCCTCGTCCAGCCCGCCCTCCTCTTCCAGCGCGCGGACGTGCGGGCAGAGGCCCTCCTCCAGCCCGGTGACGAACACGGCAGGGAACTCCAGGCCCTTGGCGCTGTGCAGCGTCATAAGGGTCACACGGTCGAGGTCGTCCCGGTGGGTGTCCACATCGGCTACGAGTGCCAGGTGCTGGAGGAAGGCTGCCAGGCCGGGCTCGCCTGCGGACTCCTCGATCTCGCGCGCGACGGTCACGAGCTCACGCACGTTCTCCAGCCGGCTGAAGGCCTCCTCGGTGCCCTCGGCCTGCAGCATCGCCTGGTAGCCCGTCTGTGCGATAGCGCGGGTGATCACGTCGCCGGCCGGCAGCACGGCAGCGGCCTCGCTCAGGCCGGCAATCAGGCCGGCAAACGCCTCCAGCGTGCGGGCAGCGGCGCGCGGCAGGCCATCGGTGATCTCGGGCCGCCGCATCGCCTCCAGCATCGTGCACCCGGCGGCCCGGGCGCTGCTCGTGAGGCGGGCCAGGGAGACGTCCCCGATGCCCCTGCGCGGCGTGGCAAGTGCGCGCCGCAGATTGACCTCGTCACCGGGTGCCACGGCCAGGCGCAAGTAGGCCAGGATGTCCTTGATCTCCTTGCGCTCGTAGAAGCGCACGCCGCCCACGACCTGGTAGGGAATACCGGCCTTGAGGCACTCCTCCTCCAGGAGCCGGGACTGGGCGTTGGTCCTGTAGAGCACCGCGATCTCCCGCAGTCGCACACCATCTGCGGCCAGGGCGCGGACCTGCTCGGACACGAACCTTGCCTCGTCGCTGCCGTCCAGCGCGTCGTAGACCTGTACCGGCAGGCCCTCCTGGTTGCCGGTCCATAACTCCTTGGCATGCCGGTGAGGGTTGTGCCGGATCACCGCGTGCGCCGCGGCCAGGATCGTCTTAGTCGAGCGGTAGTTCTGGGTCAGCGCCACGACCTTCGCGTCCGGGTAGTCGCTCTCGAACTCCAGGATGTTGCGGACGTCCGCGCCGCGCCAGCGGTAGATCGAGTTGTGCACCAGCACGCCGTTGGCCACGAATGTCCTCAGGTCGGGCACATCCAGATCGAAAACGGGCCCTTCGTAGTGCCCCATGGTCCGGGTCGTCACCTCGTCCTCCACCACACGCCCGCCATGCACGACCGCCAGCCGCATGCCCGGATGGAGGTGCCCGAGTGGCAGGACGAGGTGGACAGGCCGTGATCGCGATGCCGCCTGCCCGGTCGCTGCCGATCCGCCCGCAACACGGGCGCGCAGCACCGGCTCCCCTTCCACCGTCGCCGCGAGGTCCCGAGCCATACGCCACCCGGCGTCGTAGTCACGGCAAATCTCCGCGCCCGACGTCACCAGTTGAATGCGGTGATCGTGCCAGGGGCGCTGCTGGTAGGTGCGACCGTCGCCAAACATCGTGAAGTGCACGAGCCGCCGGGTCGTCTGGCCCCTGATCACGGCCCCAGAACGATGGTGGGGATATTCGGGGAACATCTCCAGGTCCGACAGCAACCGGTGCGCGCGATCCTCGGTCTCGATCTCTCGAAAGATGCGATCCACGTGGGGCTGTCCGATCTGCATCCGCCGGCCGCGGACCTGAAAGACGGTCGTGGGGATCCCGTACCTGAACGCGTAGAGCTGCTCGATGTAGGCTGCCTCCGCCTCATCGTGGGACGCGGCCAGCACCCAAAGGCGCTCTGCGACCTCACCGTTCAGTCTCAGCGCGAGACCACTGTCCACCCCGCCCGGTGTCCTGCTGCGTACGCCGCGGGTGCGTCCGATTCTGTATCCCACGCCACGCCGGTGCATGAGATAGACATAGTGGAGGTCTGGATGAGGAACAAGCCTGGCAAAGACGAGATGGTTGGGCGTCGCGGCCAGCCTCAACCCGCCCGCCGTTTCCACGGTCACGACGGGCCCGCGATATTCACGCCGCAGCGGTGCGGCGGTGCGCGCCGGGGCCAGGCGGCCGGATCCGCAGGCCGCCTGAATGATTGAGCCTTCCTCGATGGACTCGATGGACGTCGCACCTGGAGTGGGCGTTGCACCTGGCGGAGAGGCCTGCCCGGAGCTTGCCATCGCGATCAGCGTGCCCGCAGGCAGGCACTGGTCGTCGTCTCCCACCACGGTCACGTTCCGATGCCCGCCCGCCAGCGCGCGCACAAGCAGGTACTGCGCGTGGTTGGTGTCCTGGTACTCGTCCACCAGCACGTGCTCGAAGCGATCCTGGTACCTGCGGAGCACGTCCGGATGCTCATCGAACAGCCGCAGCACCTCGCACATCAGGTCGTCGAAGTCCAGCGCGCCCTGGGCGCGCAGCTCTGCCTGGTACGCCTGCCAGACCCTGGCCGTCGCCTCCTCCATGAACGTTGAGGCGCGGGCGGCGTACCGGGCCACATCCAGCACCTCATCCTTGGCCCGCCCGATCATCGCGTGAATCGCGGCCGGCGGGTACCGCCGCTCGTCGAGCCCCAGCGCGGCCATGCAGTCGCGGATCACCCGGCGCTGGTCGTCCTCGTCGTAGATCGCGAACTGCGCAGGGACGCCGATCGCCTCGCAGTCGGCCCTGAGGATGCGGCTGCAGGTGGCGTGGAAGGTGCCGACCCAGATCGGGCGGGCGACCGGTCCGCCCAGCAGCGCGTCAATCCGCTCGCGCATCTCGCGCGCGGCCTTGTTGGTGAAGGTGACCGCCAGGATGCGTCCGGGAGCGATGCCTCGCTCACGGATCAGGTAGGCGATCCGGTGCGCTAGGACCCGGGTCTTGCCCGAGCCGGCACCGGCCAGCACGAGCAGCGGCCCGCCTGGATGGATAACCGCATCGCGCTGCGGAGGGTTCAGGGAGGAAAGCAGGTCCATGGTCTGCCGTCCACTATATCGGGAGGGCGGCGGCGGCGCAAACAGGGCTTGGGCCCTATGGGATCAGGTCAGTCAATCTCTGCGAACACGGTTTGAAGGGGAAGCGCGAGGTCGGGGAGCGGCAGTGCGCCCTGCAGCACCTCGTCCCGCGCGAATCGCATCACGTCGGCGTGCGCGTGAACTGTCACCGTCCGCGCGTCTGGATCGACGACCCACACCCCATGGGCGCCGGCCCGCAGGTAATCAGCTACCTTCGCCGCGACCTCGGAGGGTCGATCGTCAGGCGAGAGCACCTCGACCGCGAGATCGGGTGGACCAGGGAAGAACTTCGCGGGGAGCGGTGAGGGCACGCGTCGTTTCAGCACGACCGCGAGGTCCGGCGCCCGAACGGTCGGGGGCTCCTTGATTAGGATGAAACCGGCGTCGGACACGACGATGCCCAGACCACGGGCCGCCACATGCTCGCGGAGCCGCTGGCCCAGGCTCAGAACCAGCACCCCGTGGCGAACCCCCGGTGGGACCAGTTCGATCACCTGCCCTCCGATGAGCTCCGCCTTGGGCAACCGGTGGGCCAGGTGCCAGAACTCCTCAACGGAGACTGGGGTCCGAGTTTCAGGCGCCATGACGCAAGTATAACACCCTCCAGGTCCACCCCACATATTCATTCGGCAGCGGATTCCGTTCTTTCAGGGGGTCAGGCCGAACCGTGCGAGTAGAACGTCGGGGGCTCCTATTCCCACTCTATCGTAGCCGGGGGCTTGCTTGTGATGTCGTAGACAACCCGCGTGACGCCGGGCACCTCTCGGGTGATGCGGCTGGCCACCGCCTCGAGCACCTCTTCAGGCAGGCGCGCCCAGTCGGCGGTCATGCCGTCCTCGCTGGTCACCGCGCGCACGACGATCACCTGGCCGTAGGTGCGGGCATCGCCCATCACGCCCACGGTGCGCACCGGTAGCAGCACCCCGAACGCCTGCCAGATCTCCAGGGCAAGTCCGGCCTCCCGCAGCTCCTCCAGGATGATGGCGTCGGCTGAGCGCAGCGGCTCGAGTCGCTCGGCCGTGACCTCGCCCATGATCCGGATTGCCAGCCCCGGCCCGGGAAAAGGATGGCGCACGATCATGCGATCGGGCAGCCCGAGCTGCCTGGCGACCTCGCGCACCTCATCCTTGAACAGATCGCGGAACGGCTCCACCAGCCGCAGCCGCATCCGCTCGGGCAGGCCGCCGACGTTGTGGTGGGTCTTGATGCGGGCCGCGGTCCGGGTGCCGCTCTCGATCACGTCAGGGTAGAGCGTGCCCTGCACCAGGTACTCGATCGCGCCCAGACGCTGGGCCTCTTCCTCGAAGACGCGGACGAACTCCTCACCGATCGTGCGCCGTTTCTGCTCCGGGTCGGTCACCCCGGCCAGGTGGGCCAGGAACCGCGCCCGTGCGTCCACGTGGATCAACGGCACCTGGAAGGCATCGCGGAAGGTCTTGACCACCTGCTCCGGCTCGCCTTTCCGGAGCAGGCCGTGATCAACGAAGATGCAGGTGAGCTGGTCTCCGATGGCGCGGTGCACGAGAGCCGCCGCGGTGGCCGAATCCACGCCGCCTGAGAGCGCGCAGAGCGCCCTGCCCCTGCCCACCTGCTCCTGAATCAAAGTTACGCTGCGGTCTATGAACGACACCATCGTCCACGACGGATCGCAACCGCAGATCCCGTAGAGGAAGTTGCGCAGCACCTCGATCCCCCACGGCGTGTGGGAGACCTCGGGGTGGAACTGCAGGCCGTAGAGACGTCGTGAGCGGTCGGCCATCGCGGCCACCGGGCTGCTGTCGGTGTGGGCGAGCGCCGCAAACCCAGGCGGCAACTCGGCCACCGAGTCGCCGTGGCTCATCCAGCAGATGAGGCGGGGCTCCAGGCCGGCGAAAAGATCGCTGCCGTCGTCCACGAACAGGCGCGTGCGGCCGTACTCCCGCTGCTCGACCGCGGCGGTACGGCCGCCCAGCAGGTGCGCCATCAGCTGCATGCCGTAGCAGATCCCCAGCACCGGCACGCCCGCATCGAACAGCGCCGGATCCACCAGGAGCGCCCCTGGCTCGCACACGCTCGCCGGACCGCCGGAGAGGACGATCCCCTGCGGACGAAGGGCCAGTATCTGCTGCAGCGGTGTATCGTAGGGCAGGATGAGACTGTAGACCCGGCTTTCTCGGATGCGCCGGGCAATCAGTTGGGCGTACTGCGCGCCAAAGTCGAGAACGATCACCGGGCGAGGCACGGCGCCCGGCTGCGTGGGGAGCATGAGCTGCGGCTGCGCGGGCGTCAGCGTCCCTGCCCCACTTTCTGGCTGAACTGCGCGGCCTTGCCCTCGGTGCCAAGCGCCGGGGCGAGGACGACCTCGGCCGCGTGCATCTCGCGGATCGTCGCGGCCCCGCACAGCCCCATCGCGGTGCGCAGCGCCTCGATCAGGTTGTGCGATCCGTCGTCCACCCGAGCAGGGCCCAGCAGGATCTGCCGGAGCGCGCCCGTTGTGCCCACGCGGATTCGCGTACCGCGGGGGAGCGCGGCGTGCGGCGTGGCCATCCCCCAGTGGAAGCCGCGGCCCGGGGCCTCTTCGGCCCTCGCCAGCGCCGAGCCCAGCATGACCGCGTCGGCCCCGCACGCGATCGCCTTTGCCACGTCCCCGCCCACCGCTATGCCTCCGTCGGCCACCACCGGCACGTAGATCCCGGTCCGGCGCAGGTGGTCGTCGCGCGCGGCGGCCACATCGCAGATCGCCGTTGCCTGCGGCACACCGATGCCGAGTACCCTGCGGCTGGTGCAAGCCGCGCCCGGCCCGACCCCCACGAACAGCGCTGCGGCGCCGGCCTCCAGCAGGCCTGCCGCCGCCTCGTACCCGACGCAGTTGCCCGCCATCACCGGGACCCGTGCGCGGGCCGTGAGCGAGCGCAGCGATACCGCTCTGCCGCGCGAAGAGCGGTGTTCCTCGGTTACAACGGTGGACTGCACGAGCAACAGGTCGGCGCCGGCCTCCTCGGCCAGCGGCGCCAGGCGTCCGGCGGCGGCAGGCGTCATCGAGACCGCGCACGCGGCGCCTGCATCCTTGATGGCGCGGATGCGCGCGGCCACAAGCGCATCGTCAATGGGCGCGCGGTACAGCCGTTGGAGCAGGCCGACCACCTCGTCCGGCGCCGCGGCCGCGATCGCGTCCAGCGGTTCGGCGGGGTCGGCGTACCGCGTCTGCAGGCCTTCAAGGTTGAGCACGGCCAGGCCGCCCAGGTCCGCGATGATGCCTGCGGTGCGCACGTCCACCACGCTGTCCATTGCGGACGCCACGACAGGGAGCCGGAACGCGTGTCCGCCCACCTGCCAGGAGCAGTCCACATCCTCGGGATCCAGTGTCGAGGCCGCCGGCACCAGGGCGATATCGTCGAGACTGAAGGTGCGCCGAACCTTCCGGCCATGCCCCAGCCACTCGCCAGGTGCTTCCGGCCCGCTGACCCGGGCGGCACCGCGCGTCGGGGTCTGGACGATCATGGCTCTCGCCTCCTGTGGCTAGATGCCGTAGAGTTCTGGCTTGAGGACGCCTATGAAGGGCAGGTTCCTGTAGCGGCCCGAGTAGTCGAGTCCGTATCCGATCACGAACTTGTCGGGGATCTCGAACCCGCGGAAGTCAATCGGCACCTCGCGCCGGCGGCGGGGCCGCTTGTCCAGCAGCGCGCACACCCGCAGCGATGCCGGGTACCTGGCCTTGAGCGTCTCGAGCAGGTAGTCCATGGTCAGGCCGGTGTCAATGATGTCATCGACCACCAGCACGTGCCGACCCTCGATGCTCTGATTCAGGTCCTTGAGGATGCGGACGATGCCGCTGCTCTCGGTGGAGTCCCCGTAGGAGGCCGTGGCCATGAAGTCCACGTGGCAGGGGATCGTGATCGCCTTCAGCAGGTCCGCGAGAAAAACGAAGGCACCCGTCAGGATGCCTACTAGCAGGGGTTCTTTGGTGTCGTACTCAGTGCTGATGCGCCGTCCGAGTTCCCGGATTCGATCCTGCAGGACCTCCTCCGGGATGAGGATTTCGTCGACGTCGTCTGCCAGGCCCAACGGCGGTCCTCTCCTTGCGTGCGGATTTGAGTCATTATAAGCCGGCCCTAAACAGGGCGTCAATCGGGGGTTCGGGCGGGGCAGTGGATCAGTCTGGCCGTCCGCTGTCTAGCGCATCCGGATCTGCTCGATAACTGGAGCATCGATCCGTGTACGGTCGTCGGCTTCGGTCCACACTTCCCGGTGAACACTAGCGGGGTCACCATGGTAGAGATGGACCAGTATGCCCTCAATCTTGGCGACCTTGAGAGCTGGGATGAAATCGCTGTCCCCGGTTAGAATCGCAGCGCGGTCAATACGCTGCTTGGCTGCGAGAAGGACCATATCCACGCCTAGCATGATATCAACCCGCTTCTGCTCAAAGATCTGCTTCCCATCGGTCGCGTCTATGCCGCGGTATTCCAGCTTTCCCAGTCGGATTTCAAACCGCGGCAGACGGGAAAGGGCGTCCATGAACCTTCTCGCCCTTGCATACCTCTCGCTTTCTTCTTGGGTCGGGGGGTTACCCTGGTAAGGCATACAGTTGTAATAGTAGGCCCGCAGAAGCGCGTTTCCGCCCGCCATGAACTCGACCAGCCTCCCAAAGTCGATCCTGGCCAAGCCGAATTCGTCCCGAAGGACGGCGGACCAATACCCTCCGTCAATGAATACGGCTGTCTGGCGTGTTGGCACGGCGCAACCCCCCTAAACAACGGCACAGAAGCAGGAAGAGGAGGCCCCCTTCGGGGTCTCCTCATCTTTCCCGCCGTGCCTGTGGGACGGCGGGGAGCATATAGACTCTTCGCCCATCTATGTTACCCTCCACTCGGCATTTGTCAACAAACAGACGTTCGACTGTCAGGAGGGGTTGGCGCGGCTGCCCGGCTTGCGCACGGGCACGCCCTCCCGGCACTGAGGGCACCGGTCAGGAGCAAACGTCGGCAGGTCGAGGGTGACGAGCGCTTCCAGAGGGGCCTCCAGGTCCATGCGGCCGCCGGTCCGGTCCACCAGCGCGCCGAAGCCCACCACCTCGCCGCCGGCTGCCCCCACCAGGGAAGCCACCTCCGCGGCCGACCCTCCGGTCGTGATAACGTCCTCCACCACCAGGACCCGCTCGCCCTCGGCGATCGCGAAGCCGCGCCGCAGCGCCATCTGTCCGCCGTCCCTCTCTGCGAAGATCGCGCGCACGCCCAGTGCCCGCGCGACCTCGTGCGCAACCACCACCGCGCCCAAGGCCGGCCCGATTACCACATGCGGCCGCAGCGGCCGCAGGCGTTCGGCCAGCGCCGCACCCAAGGCCTGCGCCTCCTCTGGGTACTGGAGGATCAGTGCCGACTGCACGTAGATGGGACTGTGCAGACCGGAAGAGAGCAGGAAGTGACCGTCCGCCACCGCGCCGCGCCGGCGAAACAGGGCGAGCCAGGCCTCGCCCGTCATGCCCCAACACCTGGAGGCGGCCCGGCATCCAACATTCGCGCTGCAGGCGTCCGGCGCAGGGCAGCGGCCATCTCCTCGGCCACCGCCTGCGCGGCCCACGCCGGATCGGCCGCGGCCGTGATGGGACGGCCAACCACCAGGTAGTCGGCGCCGGCCCGCACCGCCTGCCCAGGCGTCGCCACGCGCGCCTGGTCGTGGACCGCTGCCCCAGAAGGCCGGATCGCCGGTGTCAGCACGCGGAAGGCGAGACCGCAGGCGGCCTTGATCCGCGCGCACTCCCGCGCCGACGCCACAACGCCCGCGAGGCCGGCTGCTTGGGCCCCAGCTGCGGCGCGCAATACGCTGGCGCCCACCCGGCCGGCGTCACTGGTCAGGCGCGTGACCCCGAGCACGCCGGTCGCACCGCCGGATCGCCGTGCGGCGTCTGCCGCGGCCTCCATCGCCGCTGGCCCGGCCGCGCAGTGTACGGTCAACAGCGCAACGCCGAGTTCCGCCGCGGCCGCGACGGAGCCGGCGACCGTGTGCGGGATGTCGTGGAACTTGAGGTCGAGGAAGACCTGCCCGCCGGCGGCGCGCACGGCACGCACCGCCTCGGGCCCGGCGGCGGTGAAGAGCACGGATCCTATCTTGAACCAGGGCGTCACCGGCAGCACGCGGTGGACCAGGGCTGCGGCGGCCTCCAGCGTCGGGAGGTCCAGGGCGACGACGAGGGCTGGGGTTCTGGCCAACGGCTCTAGACCGGGACCTTCACCCGGTACTCTCGGACCTCCGCGATCGGGAGGCCGAGCGCCCGGCGCGCGGCAATCCATTCTGCGATGGCATCCTTCACGTTCTCGAGGGCTTCCTGCTCTGTCATGCCTTCCGAGATCACTCCGCGCAACGCAGGAACTCGAACAACGTAGACGCCGCTGGAAGCGTCGTAGTCCATGATCGCGGTAAACTCGGTCTCCACGCCCTACTTCCCTCCCAGCAGAGCAGCCAGTTCCTCCACACCGCCCGGCAGAGCCATCCGGTCCCGAATGAATTCCAGCTCTGCTCTCCACGCGCAACGGTCGTTCAGCGCCTTGCTGGGTCGGCCCTTCGCGCTTTCGTTGCGTCCTTCCGCGCGCTCCCTCTGCATTGGTCCTCACGCCTCTCCTTCAAAGAGGTGTCCTCCAACAAGAGGAGGGACGTCATCCATGCCTTCCAGCGCCCTGGTGAGATCAGTCACCCGCTCGACGCCGTGCTCCGTCAGGTACGCCCGCAGCCCCTCTGTGATCTCCTCGGCCGTGCGCGG contains these protein-coding regions:
- a CDS encoding ABC transporter permease, which encodes MLRHIARRLLHLIPMLLGITLISFAIIQLSPGDFLAEARMNPVVSTETVDRMRTSFGLDQPLHIQYLRWLWNALRLDFGYSFAFQVPVIWLIGSRLMNSVLLNAVSFAVAWAIAIPLGIHAARRQYSASDNVLSFSAYLGISTPTFFSGLFLLYLAFRTGWFPIGGMTSIDHDFLPWWGKILDVAHHMVLPVLVLGVLSVAGLMRQMRANLLEVLRQDYVRTARSKGLAERAVINRHAVRNAINPLITIFGFSLGGLLGGSAILENVMGWPGIGKLIVEATIQKDLYVVMASLVIGSVTLVAGNLIADVLLVVSDPRIRYD
- a CDS encoding ABC transporter permease; its protein translation is MTQGARSAFRQTRPTLPEPAADGQVRTQVRLAWRQLRKHRMALFGGGVLIVLYTLAVFAEFLAPYTLDFSDRERFFHPPIIPTFRDEQGFSLRPFVHGTTLADPGLRRFDVDQTRRYYVRTFVRGEPYRLFGVVPSTLHFFGVDEPGRIFLMGTDQSGRDQFSRILYGSRISLTIGIMAAAITIPIGMIYGGLAGYYGGRADNVMMRLSEIIIAFPEFYLLLTLSAVLPSAVGCTTRFYLITLILSFIGWAGFSRLIRGVVLSLKEREYVLAAKAAGLDDFRIIVRHILPQTSSLVIVVVTLGIPGAILGESALSFFGFGVREPCASWGNLLTTASNLPTLILSPWLLFPGLFIIAAVVAFNLFGDGLRDALDPRHRTAS
- a CDS encoding ABC transporter substrate-binding protein, which encodes MRGMVLRLAVMAIAGALVVSTPVVAQPPKLTLPDILNPVVAEGEVGRFGGTYVTTSISDPRTFNAVVAQETSSTVPLGYSFDGLVETNRISTEIEGALAESWTVSKDGRTWRFKLRKGVTWHDGAPVTADDVVFTLDAAFTKGVQSSLPDVLTIAGKPIQYKKVDQFTVEFKTEQPFGPFLRTIGFSVLPKHKLEGALKQGASEFNRTWSVATPPREIIGQGPYVMQQYVPGQRIVFLRNTKYYRVDKKGQRLPYLARLVIVVVPNLDAARLKFEAKETDFYAARPREFAEFKQKETAGNFTIFDGPPTFSTEFLVFNQNPKGISGPKLAWFQNAKFRQAVSHAVDRDAIARQVYAGRATAQFSPVSPANKFFFNPNTRRYAYDVARAEALLREAGFSKGSDGLLRDPAGNIVEFTMATNAGNTDREAIGNLVRQDLTKLGMRVTFAPEAFNTLVGKLTGTFNWEAIIIGLTGGLEPHTGQNVWRSTGSLHMWHPRQESPATDWETEIDRIFDQAAQMVDQNKRKQLYNRWQEIVAEQVPMIYFATTLTQPAVRNTLGNIRLGLGGSTADIEELYYRTPYR